The sequence below is a genomic window from Oligoflexia bacterium.
TTCTGTAGCGGCAGATGGCAGAAATGCAGACTACTTCTTTTTCCCAGCAACAGATTGTGCATCGTTGCTGGCTGGAAATGCATCCAACCCAACGCATGCGGTTACGGTGTCAGCGTCTTGTAATGGAAGTACTCCCAATACCTGTACCCAGACAGTGCTGGCCAATCAGTGGGAAGATGAAGATACAGACCCAGCACCATTCATTGAAAAAGGAAGCTATGCGGTTGCAGGCTTTATTAATTTTGATGGTCTAGAAGATGGTCCAGAGCCAGGTGATCCCTTGTGGTGTAAAGAAGTGGTCTTAGGTTCTGCAACAACCAGCATCAGTTTGGCCAATGCAGACTTAAGAAGCTTTGAATAACAATTTGTAGTGTACAGAACAAAAAGGGGTTTTTAATAACGATTAAAAACCCCTTTTTTATTTGATTGTGGCACATCAAACACAAAAGCAAAGAACGACATAAGTTTTAGATTAATTTACAGAGGCTTATTAAAACCACTTTGCAGCACTGGGTCTTCTATGCGGACAGCCCGGCCAACAACAGGGTCTTTTTTTGCCCGCACTTAAATCTTCTTGCATTCTAAGGATTCGTTTTGTTCTGGTTTCTTCTTTTTTTGCAGAACTCACCCAACAAATCCATTCATTTTGTGCTAGTGGTGTCAGCTGATCCCAGGCTTTTTTAAGAGAAGCGTTTGTGTTGATGGCAGCGTTTAAATCACTGGGCAAATCATGCAAAGGGCCAGTTGCTTTTTTGGACTTTGTTTTTTTCTTTAGGGTCATTACAGTCTCTCTTAACTTTAATGGTTTAACGCATAGAGCATGCTTAATCAAATGCCAGGGTTGTTGTTGGCATCAATGCAATATAGATCACCCGAGTCTGTAGAGAAATATAGTTTTTCATCTGGTCCCATTTTAACATGACGAATACGCTGTTTTAAGTTTTTTAAAAGACGCTCTTCCTCAACCACTTTTCCATTTTTTATTCTAATTCTATTGATATGTGTCAGTGCCAATGCGCCTGAGAATAAATCTTGATCCCAAAATTTAAGCACAGTTCCTCGGTATTGAGCAAGACCAGAAGGAGCAATAGAGGGTACATAATAATGCAAAGGTTGTTCAAGGCCATCTTTTTTATTCAAGCCGCCATTGATTTTAAAACCACTGTATTCTTTGCCATAGGTAATGATGGGCCAGCCATAGTTTTTTCCTTTTTCAATGATATTGATTTCATCGCCACCTTTTGGGCCATGTTCTTGCTCATACAAGGTGTTAGAGTTGATATCAAAAAAGAGGCCTTGTGGGTTACGATGGCCATAAGACCAGATTTCTGGTTTTGCATCTTTAGTCTTAACAAACGGGTTGTTTTTAGCGGGCTTGCCGTCTAAATCCAAACGCAAAATTTTCCCATTGTGACTGTTTAAGCTTTGAGCCAGATCACGGTTGCCACGGTCGCCAACGCTTAAAAACAATGAACCCTGACCATCAAAAGCTATGCGACAGCCAAAGTGGTGTGAAGTTTTAAAATAAGGTTGGGCTGTGAATAAGGTTTTAAGGTTTTCAAGCTTGTTGTTGCTTAGGTCAGCTTTGGCTAAAGCGGTGCTTTGACCTTCTTTGGTTTTAGTGGAATAACAAAAATAAATGCTTTTTGTTTTATTCTGGTTGTGATGAACCGCAATATCAAGCAAGCCACCTTGACCACCCACATAAACATTGTCCAAGTCTTTAATCAGCAATGAGCTTTTGCTTTTAAGATCAAACAGTTTGATTTGGCCAGAGACCAAGGTGTAAATAATGTGCTGGTCACTGACAAAGTCAAATCCCCATATGGCTCGTTTTTCTTGTAAGATCTTTTCTACCTTAAATGAACCATGTTGTGACTGCTCTACCCAAGCCGCTTGTGCGGATTTTTGTTTGCAGGCAATAAAACATAAAGACAACAAACTGCATAAGCGAATTAACTTTGTATTGATTGTAAACATAAGATGGCATGATTATGGCGGCTGGTGGGCAATTGATCAAGCTATTAATTAAAGTAAAAAATACAATCAATTTATTGAGTTGATTTTCTTTGTTTTAAGATAGGACAAGGAAACAATAGCTTACTATACTGCAATAACATAAACCCTTACTGCGTGGGTAAGGGAGTAATTTTTAGCGTTCCTTCTTGATCTAGTTTGAGTTCAAAATTAGGATTGTCAAACAGTGTTTTTTCCAAAAATTGCAACATGTCTGGGTAGTTTTCTGCCGGAATCTCTCTAGAATCAATTTGAATACTGAGTTTGTAATAGATGCGTGTGACTGGGTTTTGAATGTAATAACCGGGTAAAGTTTTAAGAGACATGCTGTCATCAAAATAATTTAGTTGCCAAATGATAAGACCATGATGCTCATAGCCTGTATCCGTTGGAAAACTGAGAAAAAACAAAAAGTCAGAAAACTGAGCGTCCGGTTTAAGCTTGTCTTGTTGTTCTAAAAAAATATCAATGGCTTGGCCGTTTGGCCCAGGTACTTGACTATAGGTAATGCAAACCCAACTCAACAACAAAAGAATAAATGTTTTCATGTGTTCCCCCAATTAAAAACTATAATAATCCATAATTATTAAGTTATTGTTTAATGCTTGTCAACTGGGTCAGCTTTTTTAAATTGCCTATAAGAATGCTTAGGAAAAAAGCAAAAAAATAATGCGTTGCGTTTTTTTAGTTTTTATGGTTTTTAGTCTTTGCTATGAAAGTAATTAAGTTTTTATTGGTATCTTTGCTGTTTTTTATGCAACATAGTTATGCTCAAGAGAAATACCCCACTTTTGAAATGATAACAGGTAAGATGTATCATTTTGGGGTACATCAATCTGTTTTTATTAATACTTACCTCAAAGATTATCCTGAGTTAAGAACTGACTTTGAGTTAATGATGGTCAATTTGGAAAAATGTGGACAAGAATTTGATTCAGAATTCTGCAAGGATGAATTTTTTCAGAGAATTTTTTATGAACTTTTTAACTTGTACAAAGATGAAACG
It includes:
- a CDS encoding YdeI/OmpD-associated family protein, producing MTLKKKTKSKKATGPLHDLPSDLNAAINTNASLKKAWDQLTPLAQNEWICWVSSAKKEETRTKRILRMQEDLSAGKKRPCCWPGCPHRRPSAAKWF
- a CDS encoding PQQ-dependent sugar dehydrogenase, with the protein product MFTINTKLIRLCSLLSLCFIACKQKSAQAAWVEQSQHGSFKVEKILQEKRAIWGFDFVSDQHIIYTLVSGQIKLFDLKSKSSLLIKDLDNVYVGGQGGLLDIAVHHNQNKTKSIYFCYSTKTKEGQSTALAKADLSNNKLENLKTLFTAQPYFKTSHHFGCRIAFDGQGSLFLSVGDRGNRDLAQSLNSHNGKILRLDLDGKPAKNNPFVKTKDAKPEIWSYGHRNPQGLFFDINSNTLYEQEHGPKGGDEINIIEKGKNYGWPIITYGKEYSGFKINGGLNKKDGLEQPLHYYVPSIAPSGLAQYRGTVLKFWDQDLFSGALALTHINRIRIKNGKVVEEERLLKNLKQRIRHVKMGPDEKLYFSTDSGDLYCIDANNNPGI